A stretch of Fusarium poae strain DAOMC 252244 chromosome 2, whole genome shotgun sequence DNA encodes these proteins:
- a CDS encoding hypothetical protein (SECRETED:SignalP(1-16)), protein MKLANFFLSILPLASAAKSINKPRTDNVSQPATSEECCPFTYKATCTKNLERMYHIKLFYNHKKDITPEEFSAYWAHNHTKTAGDFHLRHGIYKYSQYHSTPQYRDLVRVPGAAPVLEFDGAAEFWVQNMETFAAMGADPFYRDVIQADELNFIDMESMRLIVGVDYIVVENQNAVTEHGRSF, encoded by the exons ATGAAGCTTGCCAATTTCTTCCTCTCCATACTTCCTCTGGCATCGGCCGCCAAGAGTATCAACAAGCCCCGAACAGACAACGTTTCCCAACCTGCCACTTCAGAAGAATGCTGCCCATTCACCTACAAAGCAACATGTACCAAGAATCTCGAACGCATGTATCACATCAAGCTCTTCTACAACCACAAAAAGGATATCACGCCTGAGGAATTCAGCGCATACTGGGCCCACAACCACACCAAGACCGCTGGAGActttcatcttcgtcatggTATCTACAAGTATTCTCAG TATCACTCCACTCCTCAGTACCGCGACCTCGTGCGGGTCCCTGGTGCTGCTCCCGTACTCGAATTCGACGGCGCCGCAGAATTTTGGGTCCAGAATATGGAGACCTTTGCCGCTATGGGAGCTGATCCGTTTTACCGAGACGTGATTCAGGCTGATGAGCTTAATTTTATTGATATGGAGTCAATGAGACtgattgttggtgttgactaCATCGTTGTTGAGAACCAGAACGCTGTTACGGAGCATGGCCGATCGTTTTGA
- a CDS encoding hypothetical protein (TransMembrane:12 (i118-141o161-183i195-216o222-240i252-274o294-314i409-431o443-464i476-496o508-532i544-564o576-595i)), producing MSNKNHSASVSLPFSGLRRRWEVWVRGQINERGGDRNVLSDENSPTEIERSLIYLAEHLPTVSVEELGRAFSIAQNIVYYATPNQEPSDATMPNTLTEAESKSIRDEREHVFSQKGMSIIIATVSLAAFLQGHVQASINAADIYAMDGRDPLHLPEGNRTWASGAMNSMPYFIAALLGSPLSLPINICIGRRGALMVSALLIIASSIGSAFCQTWVELLLVRIIAGVAMGIKAVSAPVLASETAVRFWRGSIVLAWQLWVACGILVGSIINIAIANATGYLHEGEDRSRLALRLILGAPAVPALFLIFAVAMCYESPRYYMRSDTPGYNIDRAFSILLKIRSHRLLALRDLILIWWPNRPERTEPDNNRPVPDNTRHDGLTYMGRVVVSLKLSMVQYSTLFQERYLRNAVYSTCIVSLAQQLCGVNVFAFYSNKIFSGADDNLKVTLAYSIGFGGINFFFGLLAMRSIDTLGRRRWLLLTLPLMSLFLMAAAIAYNDSSSSSGEARNIVGTVFVYCFVAAYAPGLGPIPFTLASESFPSSHREAGPSVAITVNLFFAGLLSILLPEIYDALDTRGTLGVFSGLNVIAFILVLFLIEETSSRNLEDLKIVYDRPKSQLITWVWDEELPYFVQRYILFNRNADEPVPYDSCGGDTHNGDPYKL from the exons ATGTCCAACAAAAACCACTCGGCGTCTGTTTCCCTACCATTCTCGGGCCTTAGAAGGCGCTGGGAGGTATGGGTACGTGGACAAATCAATGAGCGCGGTGGTGACCGAAACGTGCTCT CGGACGAGAATTCTCCGACAGAGATCGAACGGTCCCTCATTTACCTCGCCGAGCATCTTCCTACCGTCAGCGTCGAAGAGCTTGGACGCGCCTTCAGTATAGCCCAAAACATCGTGTACTATGCGACACCCAATCAAGAACCCTCCGACGCAACGATGCCGAACACTCTAACCGAGGCTGAGTCGAAGTCTATTCGTGATGAGCGAGAACATGTCTTCTCCCAAAAAGGCATGTCCATCATTATCGCCACTGTCTCTCTGGCCGCGTTCCTCCAGGGTCACGTCCAAGCCTCGATCAACGCGGCCGACATCTACGCGATGGATGGCAGAGACCCTCTACATCTTCCCGAGGGGAATAGAACGTGGGCTTCTGGAGCTATGAATTCAATGCCGTACTTCATAGCGGCTCTTCTTGGCTCACCACTTTCACTCCCCATCAACATCTGCATTGGTCGTCGCGGTGCCCTCATGGTCTCCGCCTTGTTGATCATTGCAAGCTCCATTGGCTCTGCATTTTGCCAGACATGGGTGGAGTTGCTACTGGTTAGGATCATCGCCGGTGTTG CGATGGGTATCAAAGCCGTCAGTGCTCCTGTACTAGCTTCCGAGACAGCGGTCAGATTCTGGAGAGGCTCTATCGTATTAGCCTGGCAACTCTG GGTTGCATGCGGTATCCTCGTTGGGTCTATCATCAACATTGCAATCGCCAATGCTACAGGATATCTTCACGAAGGAGAAGACCGGTCCAGATTAGCCCTGCGTCTCATTCTCGGTGCCCCAGCTGTCCCAGCACTATTCTTGATCTTTGCAGTCGCCATGTGCTACGAGAGTCCACGATACTATATGCGTTCCGACACTCCTGGGTACAATATTGATCGAGCTTTCAGTATTCTGCTCAAGATCAGATCTCATCGT CTCTTGGCCTTACGcgacctcatcctcatctgGTGGCCAAACCGACCCGAGAGGACAGAACCTGACAACAACAGGCCAGTGCCTGATAACACCAGACATGATGGTCTAACATATATGGGACGCGTGGTAGTATCTTTGAAACTATCAATGGTCCAGTATTCGACTCTATTCCAAGAAAGGTACTTGAGAAATGCAGTGTACAGCACCTGTATAGTCTCGCTGGCACAACAGCTCTGCGGCG TCAATGTCTTCGCGTTTTATTCGAACAAGATTTTCAGCGGAGCAGATGACAACCTCAAGGTAACCCTAGCATACAGCATCGGGTTTG GTGGCATAAACTTTTTCTTTGGGCTCCTCGCCATGAG GTCCATTGACACTTTAGGTCGCAGGCGATGGCTACTGCTGACACTTCCTCTCATGAGTTTGTTTCTTATGGCGGCAGCTATTGCATACAACGACAGCTCCTCCAGCAGTGGAGAGGCGAGAAATATAGTGGGGACGGTCTTTGTATATT GCTTCGTGGCTGCTTATGCCCCTGGCCTAG GTCCCATCCCGTTCACCTTAGCTTCTGAAAG TTTCCCCTCATCACATCGCGAAGCA GGTCCCTCAGTAGCTATCACTGTGAACCTCTTCTTTGCTGGTTTGCTTTCGATCCTGTTGCCCGAGATCTATGATGCCCTTGATACAAGAGGCACACTCGGCGTTTTCTCTGGTCTGAACGTTATCGCATTCATCCTTGTCCTCTTCTTGATAGAAGAGACTAGCAGCCGGAACTTGGAAGATCTCAAGATAGTCTATGATCGTCCAAAGAGTCAACTGATAACTTGGGTGTGGGACGAAGAATTGCCCTACTTTGTACAAAGGTACATTCTCTTCAACCGAAATGCTGATGAGCCTGTGCCTTACGACAGCTGTGGCGGGGACACACATAATGGCGA tccttataaa ctatag